The window CGACGACGACGCACTCGACGCCGGACACCACCCCAATGCCGGTGACCGTGGCGGCGCCCACCGTGAAGGAGGTGCCCCACGCGGCGAGCGTCGACAGCTCGAGAAAGGGGGAGTCCGGGTCGAGCAGGAGGGCGATCCGCTCCCGGACCGGCAGCTTCCCCCGTTCCCGGTGCCGCCGCAGGGCGTCGTCGCCGCCGCCGGCCGCGGCGACCTCGAGCTGCTCCGTCAACGCGGCGAGCAGCTCGAGCTGGTGGGCGCGGTTGCACGTGTACGTCTCGGACGTCAGGTCGAGCGCAGACCGCAGCACGGTCATCGGTGACCTCCGGGACGGTCAGGGATGGATGGCCGACCTTAGCGATTCCGGAGTGGTGCGCACAAGATTGTATGCAATTTGGTAGGCAATCAATCTCAGCGGGGCGACGGCGCGAGCGCAGTGTGGAGATCGCTCACGGTGAGGTCGCGGTGCGCGTCCATCAGCGCGACGACCTGCTCGTGATCGCCCTGGCGCAGTGCGGTGATCATCCGGCGGTGCTCGCGGACGATCCGCTTACGGCCGTCGCTGTCGTAGAGGTGCAAGGTCCGGTACGGCTCGCTGCGGCGCCACAGTTTCTCGATCTCGGCCACGACGAGGTCGAGGCCGGACAGGCCGAACATCGCGAAGTGGAAGGCCTGGTTGGTGGCAAGGATCTCCGCGACGTCCGCGCGCTCGACCGCCTCGCCGATGGCGTCGTTGAGCGCCGTCAGCTCCTTCACCTGCGTGGATGTCAGGCGCGGAAGCGCGCGGAGCACCTCGGTCTCCAGGGCCCGGCGCATCAGGTAGATCTGCGCGAGCTCGGCCGCGTTGAGCCGGGCGACCGTGTAGCCGACGTTGGGTTCGTGGTCGAGGATGCCTTCGGCCGCCAGTGCTTTCAGTGCCTCGCGCACCGGGATCCGGCTCACGCCCAGGCGGCCGGCGAGGGCCTCCTGGCGGACCTGCTGCCCCGGCACGAGCTGACGGCTCCGGAGCAGGGCGCGGATCTCGGAGATTGCGCGCTCCACCGTCGTGGTCCGCTGCGGGGGAGCGGGTTCGATCGCGGCCATCGGCACCTCCGGATCCCAGCGTAACCGTGCGGGGGCTCGTTCCGGCGCTGGACATTGGATACAAAATTGTGTCCGATATAGCGGCACGGTCATGGGGTCCGGGTGAGCGGAGGACGGCGATGAGCCTGCCGGGCGGTCGAAGCACCAACTGGGACCGGGTGTTCCGGCCCCGCTCGGTGGCGTTGGTCGGAGTGTCCGGGCGACCGGGACACCCGATGGCGCGTCCACTGGAGTGGCTGCGGGACCGCGGCTACGCCGGACGCGTGCTGCCGGTCAATCCGAAGCACTCCGAACTCGGGTCGCTGCCGTGCCACCCGGACCTGACCTCGGTGCCGGGTCCGGTCGATCTGGTGCTGTGCCTGACCCCGGCCGAGAACGTGGTCGCGACGGTGGAGGCGGCCGGCGCCGTCGGCGCGGCGGCCGTCGTCGTCTTCGCCTCTGGATTCGCGGAGGTCGGAGCGGGCGGAGCGGCGCTCCAGGCCGACCTCGTGGCGGCCGCGCACGCGGCCGGTGTCCGGGTGATCGGACCGAACTGTCAGGGGCTGTTCGTCGCCGAGAGCCGGCTGTTCGCGACGTTCTCGGCGGCCGCCGCGCGACCGCTCGCGAGCGCCAGCGGCATCGCGTATGTCGGGCAGAGCGGCGCGGTCGGCGGGTCGCTGCTGGACCTGGCCGCGGCCCGCGGCCTGGATCTCAGCGCCTGGGTCAGCACCGGCAATCAGGCGGACGTCGACCTCACGGAGATCGGACGCGTCCTGGTGGCCGATCCGGAGATCCGGGTCCTCGCGATGTACACCGAGTCGCTCCCGCGGGGGGAGGACTACGTGCGACTGGCCGTCGAGGCGCGGGCGGCGGGAACGGCGCTCGTCGTGCTCCGCAGCGGGCGCAGCGAGACCGGACGCCGCGCCGCGCTCTCGCACACGGGTGCGATGCTCGGTGACCACCCGGCGTTCGACCTGGTCTCCCGGGAGCACGGAGTCGTGCTCGTCGACGACGTGGAGGAGATGCTCGCAGCAGCGGCCCTGCTCCGCGGGCAGGCCCGGCCGACCGGGCGCCGCGTCGCCGTTCTCACGAGTTCGGGCGGGGCCGGCACCCTCGCCGCTGACCGGTGCGCCGACGCCGATCTCGCCGTGCCGGAACTGGGCGCGGCGACGCAGCAGGCGCTGACCGCCCTGGTCCCGTCGTTCGGCGCGGTGCAGAACCCGGTCGACGTCACCGCCCAGCAGTTCAACGACGGAGGTGACGCGTTCGCCCGGGTGTGCGCGATCGTGCGCGCCGACGCGAGCGTCGACGCGGTGGTCGTCGTACTCACGATGCTCGTCGGCGAGACGGCCCGGGCGCTCGCGGCCGACCTCGCACGGGTGGTGCACGACGCGCCCGCGGGCGCCCCGCCGCTCGTCGTCGTCTGGATGGCCGGGGAGGACGCCACCGCCGAGGCGCGCCGCATTCTCACGGGCGCCGGGGTCCCGGTGCTGTCCTCGGTCGCGTTGGCCGCGCGGGTCCTGGGGGCGGCCGCGCCGTCGCGAGTCGCCTCACCGGTACTCGGCGGTGCGGTGCCGATCGCGCCGGGCGACGGGTGGGACCTGCTCGATCGCCTGGGGGCACGGACACCGGCGGCTCTCCGGATCGAGACCGCGGAGGCCGCCGCCGAGGCCGTGGTCAAGGTCGGCGGTCGAGCCGCGCTCAAGGCCGTCGCCCCCGGGTTGGAGCACAAGACCGAACTCGGCGGGGTTCGTCTCGACGTAACGCCGGATCGTGCGGCCGCGGAGGCCGAGGACCTCTTCGCGTCGGTACCCGGAGTCCGCGCGGTGCTGGTGCAGGAACAGGTCCCGGCGGGCGTGGAGCTGCTGGTGTCGGTGACCGCGCCCGCAGAGGGGTGGCCGGGCATCCTGACCGTCGGCCGGGGTGGCACCGAGGTCGAACTGCACCGGGACCTCGTCCACGCACTCGCGCCCGTCAGTGCGGAGACCGCGCGGGCCCTGCTCTCCTCGTTGCGGTGCTGGCCCCTGCTCGCCGGTCATCGGGGCACACCGCCGCGCGATGTCGAGGGCGCCGTCGCGGCCGTCGAGCGCATCAGTCGGGCCGGGCGCGCGCCGGGCGTGCGCGAACTCGAGGTGAACCCGTTGGTGGTGGGCCGGTCAAGCGCGGTCGCGGTGGACGTGCTGCTGGACCTTGATCTCCCTGACTAGGCCCAGATCTGGCCGTCAGATCCGTCGGAGGATCTCGTCGGGGACGCCCCAGTGCTCGCGGAGCCAGGTGAAGTCCTTGGATCGGAACCCCGCGCACTCGCGCTGGACGACCAGGGCCCAGGCGGCGTCGCGGGCCTCGGTCAGGGCGGTCTCGACGCGGGCGGATTCGGCGCCGGTCTCGAGAGCCGACCGGTAGGCGGCGAGGGCTTCGTTCAGCCTGACCCCGGCGAGGCCCAAGGTGTTCGCCCGTTCGCCGGCGATCTCCTTGAGCACGGACTCGTGGTAGCTCCAACTCCGGCGAAGGTCACGCATCGCTCCACGGTACGTCGGCCGCGGCGGGAGCGTCGTCAGCTCTGCGCAGCGTGCCCGTTGGCGTGGGGGAGGGTGCCGGTCTCGGCGACGTACGCGGCGATCTCGCGCAGCTTGCGGTTCTGGTCCTGGCTGTGCGTGCGCAGGACCTCGAAGGCCTGCTCGCGGGTGAGCTGCTCGCTCACCATGAGGACCCCGATCGCGATGCCGATCTCCCGGGCGGACCCGAGGGCCTGCTGCAGCTCCTCGGCCCGACGCCGGTCGGCGATCGAGTTCAGCCCGAGCGCGGAGTAGGTGGCCATCAGCCGCCCGGTGACGACGGCCTCGGTGTCGAAGGCGTCGACGGTGCAGCTGAAGACGTTGAGCGCGGCGATCGTGTCCTTGACGTCCATCGTCAGGCGGAACGCCATCATGCTGCGGACGCCGAGCTCGTCGGCGACGCGGTGGCCGAAGGTCGGCCAGCGTTCGTCGGTCCGCAGGTCGCGGACAACCACGTCGGTCTCGTCCAGGATCGCGTCGACGCACGGGCCGGCGCCGACCGCGTACTGAATCGCGTCCGCCTGCTCGGCGCGGGGGTCGGTGCTGGCCATCGTCCGGAACTCGCCCCCGGCCAGGGTGGTGATGCTGACCCAGTCCGCGGGCTCGATGCGCGCCTGCGCCACCCGCGCCACGGCCGCCAGGAGGTCCTGCTCGTCCGCGATCTGGAGCGTCACCCGGCCCAGGCCCACGAAGTCGTCGGCCAGGGCCAGCATCGTCCCGGCAAGGTCCGGCCGTTCGTTCACGCTCGTTCGTCCCGTCGAGAAGTGCCCGCGCCGGATTCCGGGCGGGAAAGGTGGTGGGAGGCCGACTTTTGTTCGCTGCCGCCGCCCCTGTCAACCGGGCGTGCGCTAGGGTCGAGGTGACCGACTCCGCTGAAGACACCGGCGGTGCAACTTTCTAAGGCACCCATGGATCTCACCGTCTCGGTGGAAACTCAGGGCGTAAGTACCGTCGCGCACGTCCGCGGCGAGCTCGACGCCTACACGGCCCCCGTGCTGCGCTCGGTGCTCACCGACCTGGCGGATCAGGGCGCGACGGACGTGATCGTCTCCCTGCGTGACGTCACGTTCGTGGACTCCAGCGGCCTCGGCGTTCTCGTCGGCGGGCTCAAACGCCTGCGCACCGGGGGCGGCACGCTGCGCCTGGCCGCGATCAACGAGCGTGTTCTCCGCGTCGTGCGGATCACCGGGCTCGACACGGTCTTCGAGATCCACCCGGACGTCGACTGCGCCCTCGCGGTCGTGAGCGCGGTCGACTGACCCTCGTCCGCGTAGTCAGGCCGCCCGCCGCCAGGCTTCGGCGACCTCGAGGAGACTGCGGGTCCGGCGTGCACGGTCCAGGCTCGGGGTGACGACGACGATCTCGTCGACCTGGGCCTGCTCCTGAAGCTCCAGCAGGCGCTCGGCCACGGCCTTGGGTTCGCCGACCACCATGCGGCTCGAGTCCCGTTCGGCGCGGCGGAAGGACTCCGACCGCGCCAGTTCGACGATGTCCTGCGGGCGCAGCGGCTCCCGGATCCCGCGGGCGAGGTTGCGCATCATAAGCGTCCAGGCCGCCTCGAACTCGGCCACGTCGTCGGGGTTCTCGCTGCCGAACGTCAGCACCGACATGACGGAGTAGGGCTCGTCGCCAGGGTTCCGGGGCTCGAACTCGCGGCGGTAGGCGCGAAGCGCCTCGACGGCGATCTCCGGGCTCATGTGGTGCGCGAACGCTGCCCGCAGCCCGTTGACGGCGGCGAACCGGGTGCCGTAGCCGCTGGAGCCGAGCACGAACATCTCCGGCTGCTCCTCGACGACCGGGGCGGCGACGAGCGGGGCGTAGGGGTGGCCCTCGGGGAAGCCGTCGCCGAGGAACGCGAGCAGTTCGGCGACCTGGCCGGGGAACTCGGCCCCGGGGTCGAGGTTCAGGCCGCGCCGCAGGACGTGGGCGGTGAGCGGGTCGGTGCCCGGCGCGCGGCCGAGAGCGAGGTCGATCCGGCCGGGGTGCATGGCGAGCAGCGTCCGGAAGATCTCCGCGACCTTGAACGCGGCGTGGTTCGGCAGCATGATCCCCGCCGCCCCGACGCGGATCCGCTCGGTCTGCGCCGCGATGTGCGCGATCAGGATCTCGGGCGCGCTGCAGGCGAGGCTGCGCATGTTGTGGTGCTCGGACACCCAGTAGCGCCGGTAGCCGGCGGCCTCCACGCTGCGCGCGATCTCGACCGCGCCGCGGATCGAGTCGCCGGCGGTCTGGCCGTACTCGATCCCGACGAAGTCGAGTACGCCGACGGGCAGGGTTGCGGACGTCGTTGTCGTTGCATCACTCACGGCAGGTGCAGCGACGGGACGCGCGCCCGCATTCCCGCTCCGGGTGGCGGGCGCATCACGTCCAGCCCGGGAACCGGCCCGCCTGCTCGATCCACTCGCGGACCTGCGGCTGCTCGACCTCCTCGAGCGAGCGCAGCTTCACGTAGCGGGTGCGTCCGGTCTCCCCGAGCGGAGGCGGGGACGGGAAGTCGGCGCCGCCGTGGAAGACCACGTTCACCGAGACGTCGTAGGCGACCATCTCGATCACCCAGCCGTGGTCGGAGGTCCCGTAGTACGCCTTCTTCCACTTCACGGCGTACTGCAGGTCGTCGAGCCGGTCGCGGATGAGCTCGTCGAGGCGTGCGACGACGGGCTGGAGGTCGGGCATGACCTTGCGCGCCCAGTCCTCGATCTCGGCGTGGCTGTCCGTCGGCTCCGGCGGCTTGCGGGTCGCCCCGGCCTTGGGTGCTTTCGGCATGTCGTCCTCTCCGGTGTCGCGGTCAGGTGCGTGGTCAGGTGCGCGGTGCCCGGTCCGCCGCGAAGGCGGCGAACCAGCGCAGGGCGTCCGGGTCGTCGACGGCCGCGATGTTCGCGGCCCGCTCCAGCGGCGTCCCGCGGAGCAGCTTCTTGATCGGGACCTCGAGGCGCTTGCCGGACAGGGTGTGGGGGACCGCCGGGGCCTCGATGATCTCGTCGGGGACGTGCCGCGGGGACAGCCGCGTGCGCAGGGTGTCGACGATCCGCTGCCGGAGCGCGTCGTCCAGTGCGTGCCCCGGCGCCGGCACGACGAACAGGCCGAGCCAGTACCCGTCGTCGGGCAGGTCGTTGCCGATGACCAGGGTCTCGGCGATCTCCGGCATCGTCTCCAGCACGTCGTAGAAGTCGCTGCTGCCGAGGCGCACCCCGTGCCGGTTGAGCGTGGCGTCCGAGCGACCGTGGACGGTGATGCTGCCGTCGGAGTGCATCGTCACCCAGTCACCGTGCCGCCAAACGCCGGGCCAGGTGTCGAAGTAGGCCTCGGTGTAGCGGGCGGCGTCGGGGTCGTTCCACAGGTGCACCGGCATCGACGGCATCGGCTGGGTGACGACGAGCTCGCCGACCGCGTCGACGAGTGGCTTGCCGTCGTCGTCCCAGGCCCCGCAGTCGCAGCCGGCGAGCTTGCCGCCGATCCGCCCGACCTGGACCGGGGCGTACTCGTTGCTGCCGACGAACGCGCCGCTGACGTCGGTGCCGCCGCTGGTGGAGTCGATGCGGACGGCCCCGATGTGCTCGAGGATCCAGCGGTAGCCGTCCGACGGCAGCGCCGACCCGCTCACCATGACGTGCCGCAGCCCGCTCAGGTCGAACTCGTGTCGCGGCGAGATCCCGGACTTCGACGTCGCCGTCACCACCGCCGCGCCGAGGAGGATCACGTGCGCGCCCGTACGCGCCGCCGCCTCCCACACCGCCCCGACGGGGTGGTTGAAGCTGCCCTCGTAGAGCACGATGCTCGCGCCGGTCGCGAGGGCGTTGATCTGCATGTTCCACAGCGCCCACCCCGTCGAGGTGTAGGCGAAGAGGCGCTCGTTCGGGGCGAGGCCCGCGTACAGGCCGGCCCACTTCAGGCCTTCGAGGGTGATGCCGCCGTGCCCGTGCACGAGGCCCTTCGGCAGGCCGGTCGTCCCGGAGGTGAAAAGCACCCAGAGCGGGTGGGAGAACTCGACCGGCTCGAACTCCGCCGGGGCGTCCTCGGCCAGCAGCGCGTCCCAGGGCGTCGAGTCCTCGGGGTGCGGCCGGTCGAACACGTAGGGGACGTGCACGAAGTGACGGAGCGTCGGAAGTTGAGCGCGCAGCTCGGTGACGACGTCGCTGCGGTCGACCTCCTTGCCGTTCCAGTGGTAGCCGTCGGTGGCGATCAGGACGGTCGGCTCCAACTGCGCGAGGCGGCCGATCGTGCCCTCGGCCCCGAAGTCGGGGGAGCAGCACGCCCACACCGCGCCGACCGCCCCGGCCGCGAGGGCGCCGATCACCGCGTGCTCGGTGTTCGGCAGGTAGGCCACGACCCGGTCCCCGGGCCGGACCCCGGCGCGGCGCAGCCAGCCTGCCGCGGCGGCGACGGACCGGCGCAGGGCCGCGCGGGTGATCTCGCGGACCGGCGTCCCGCCCTCGGTGAGGCAGACCAGCGCGACGTCGTCGTCCGCGCCGGGCCGGAGCAGGTGCTCCGCCCAGTTCAGCTGCGCGCCGGGGAACCAGCGGGTGTGGGGCATGGGGTCGGCGGTGCGGACCTGCGTCCACGGGGTGGAGAAACGCACGTCGTAGTACTCGGCCAGGGAGGTCCAGAACCGGTCGACGCCCTCGACCGACCAGGACCAGAGCGCGTCGTGGTCGGGGAACGGGCGGCCCTCGCGGGTTGCGAGCCAGTCCAGGTACGCGCGCAGCGGGGAGGCGGCGATGCGGGCGGGCGAGGGTTCCCAGAGGGTTTCGGCTCCGGACGCGTCGACATTCATCCGAAAACCTTAGGAGGTGTGGCTAGGGTCACTTCCACCTGACAAACGCACGGCAAGGAGGCCGCACGCATGAGGCTCGCTCTGTACCTTCCGAACTTCCGGACCAAGGTGACGCTCAAGGAGCTCGAGGACCTGACGGCGCTCGCCGAGCAGCTCGACTTCGACTCGGTGTGGACCCTGGACCGGATCGTCGTCCCCGAGGCGTCGGACCGCCAGGAGCTGCAGTACTCCTTCGGCATGATGACGGAGTTCCCGAAGGGCATGCCGGTCGCCGCCCGGGGCGAGTGGTTCCAGGGGTACCCGCTGATCCCGTACCTCGCCGCGAAGACGTCCAAGCTGCGCGTCGGCATGAGCATCATCGACACCCCCTACCGGTCGCCGGGCGTGCTCGCGACCGAGCTCGCGACGATCGACCACCTCGCGGGCGGACGCCTCAACGTCGGCGTCGGGTCGGGATGGATGCCCGAGGAGTTCGCGGCGGCCAGCGCGTCCGACATCTTCCCGCGGCGGCACGCGCACGTGCGGGAGACGATCGAGATCATGCAGGGCATCTGGAGCAACGACCTCTTCGAGTACCACGGCGAGTTCGCGGACTTCGACCTGTGCGGCTTCGGGCACAAGCCTCTGCAGAAGCCCGGGCCGCCGATCTACTTCTCCGGCCTCAAGGACCCGAAGCGGTCGGCGAAGCGCATCGCGAAGTACGGCCTCCAGGGCTGGATCGGCATCCAGGACACGCCCGAGGAGATCGCCCGCTGGAAGACCGAGATCAACAACGAGCTCGGCGAGATGGGCAACGCTCTGCCGGACAACTTCGACATGTGCTCGATGATCTGGTTCGTCATCACCGACGTGGACATGGACCAGTCCCCGGCCGGCAAGGGCACCAACCTGCTGGTGGGCTCCGTCGGCCAGATCACCGACCGGCTCAAGGCCTACAAGGAAGCCGGCATGACGATGCCGCTGCTGTGGCCGCCGTTCGCCGACGTCCCGACCGAGAAGACGATGGACGACCTCAAGCGCCTCGCCGAGGAGATCCTGCCGAAGGTCAACGCGGGCTGATCGTCCGGCCTCAGGCCCCGGTCCAGCCGCTCCAGCGCTGCACCTCGATCCACACCACCGGCCCGGCGGGTGGACGGTCGCGGTACTGCGCGTAGCGCGCGCACAGTGATGCGACGGCCTCGTCGCGGTGCGGGTCTCCGTCCCCGAGCACCGCGGCGAGGCCGTCCGCGCGTGCCCACCACAACTCGGTCCAGTCCTCGGACCAGAAGTCGGCCAGCAGGCAGACGGCGGGGTTCGCGGCGATGTTCGCGAGGCGGCGCAGCGCGGTGGTCGTCTTCGGCTTGTGGTCGACGGCGAACACGACGACGTCCGGGGTCGGCAGCGCGAACGTGATCGGCACGAGGTGGGGGACACCCTCGGCGTTCACGGTGGCCAGCCGGACCACCCGCGCCGAAGCGAACGCGGTCCGCGCCTCGTCGGGGGTCACGGTCGCAGCGTAGTTCCGGCGCATCGTCCGGACACGCGTGCGGCCCTAGGCTCGCCGGTCATGGAGCTCGGCTTCGCCCTCCCGTACGCCGGCCGCTGGGCCACGCCGGAGAACCAGGCGGCCGTCGCCCGGCGGGCGGAGGAGCTGGGCTGGTCGCGGGTGTGGACCTCGCAGCGGCTGCTGTACCCGGACTCGCCGCGGGACAGCTTCCCGGCGGCGCCGGGCCCGGCGTGGCCGCCGACGATCCGCAGCGTCGTCGACCCGATCGCTCCCTTGGCCTACGTCGCCGCGCTGACCAGTCGGATCCGGCTGGGGACCTGCTCGCTGATGCTGCCGCTGTTCTCCCCGGTCCTGCTCGCGAAGCAGCTGGCGACCCTCGACGTTCTGTCCGGCGGACGGCTCGACGTCGGGGTGTCGCTGGGTTGGTCGCAGGACGAGTACGCCGCGGTCGGGACGCCCTTCGTCCGGCGCGGGGCGCGGTTCGACGCGTATCTCGAGGCCTTGGTTGCCGCGTGGACGGGGGAGGCGCTGGAGAACGAGTTCGTGACGCTGCCGCCGGGTGAGGTTCTCCCCGGCCCGGTGCAGCGGCCGCATCCGCCGCTGTTCGTCGGTGGGTACACCGAGAACGCGCTCCGCCGCGCGGTGAGGTTCGGCCGGGGGCACCTGGCCGGGAGCCTCCCGCTGGACCGCGTCCCCGAGGTCCGGGCCCGGCTGTCGGAGTTCGCCCTCGCCGGCGGCCGCGACCCGAGCGACCTCGCGCTGGTGTGCCGCGGGGTGACGGTCGTGACCGCGGCTCCGGTGGCTCCGGGCGGGAAGCCGCTGACCGGGACCGTGGAGCAGATCGCCGCCGACGTCGAGCGCTACGCCGCCGCCGGGGTCGACCACCTGTTCCTCGACCTCAATTTCGACCCCGCCGTCGGGACCCTCGACTCCGACCCCGCCGCCTCCCTCGACACCGCGCTGGCGGTGCTGGAAGGCGTGGCTGTCTGACGGAACGTCAGAGTCTGGTCCGCCGCGAGGACCGGTGGGCGGCCTGGTTCGGCCCGGGAGCCTCAGACGGCTGGCTCGTCGGGTCCGGGGCGGGGTGCTGGTCGTTCCCCGGGGTCGATCAGGGGTGGGATTTCGACGTCGTAGCTGACCCCGAGGCGGGTGATCCAGCGGACTCGGTCGTGGCCGAGCCGGATGAGTTGCCACCCGCCTTTGGTCTTGAGGTCGTGGTCGTGCTCGCAGAGCGGGCCGAGGTTCCCGGC of the Sporichthya polymorpha DSM 43042 genome contains:
- a CDS encoding GntR family transcriptional regulator encodes the protein MAAIEPAPPQRTTTVERAISEIRALLRSRQLVPGQQVRQEALAGRLGVSRIPVREALKALAAEGILDHEPNVGYTVARLNAAELAQIYLMRRALETEVLRALPRLTSTQVKELTALNDAIGEAVERADVAEILATNQAFHFAMFGLSGLDLVVAEIEKLWRRSEPYRTLHLYDSDGRKRIVREHRRMITALRQGDHEQVVALMDAHRDLTVSDLHTALAPSPR
- a CDS encoding acetate--CoA ligase family protein; protein product: MSLPGGRSTNWDRVFRPRSVALVGVSGRPGHPMARPLEWLRDRGYAGRVLPVNPKHSELGSLPCHPDLTSVPGPVDLVLCLTPAENVVATVEAAGAVGAAAVVVFASGFAEVGAGGAALQADLVAAAHAAGVRVIGPNCQGLFVAESRLFATFSAAAARPLASASGIAYVGQSGAVGGSLLDLAAARGLDLSAWVSTGNQADVDLTEIGRVLVADPEIRVLAMYTESLPRGEDYVRLAVEARAAGTALVVLRSGRSETGRRAALSHTGAMLGDHPAFDLVSREHGVVLVDDVEEMLAAAALLRGQARPTGRRVAVLTSSGGAGTLAADRCADADLAVPELGAATQQALTALVPSFGAVQNPVDVTAQQFNDGGDAFARVCAIVRADASVDAVVVVLTMLVGETARALAADLARVVHDAPAGAPPLVVVWMAGEDATAEARRILTGAGVPVLSSVALAARVLGAAAPSRVASPVLGGAVPIAPGDGWDLLDRLGARTPAALRIETAEAAAEAVVKVGGRAALKAVAPGLEHKTELGGVRLDVTPDRAAAEAEDLFASVPGVRAVLVQEQVPAGVELLVSVTAPAEGWPGILTVGRGGTEVELHRDLVHALAPVSAETARALLSSLRCWPLLAGHRGTPPRDVEGAVAAVERISRAGRAPGVRELEVNPLVVGRSSAVAVDVLLDLDLPD
- a CDS encoding DUF6665 family protein, which produces MRDLRRSWSYHESVLKEIAGERANTLGLAGVRLNEALAAYRSALETGAESARVETALTEARDAAWALVVQRECAGFRSKDFTWLREHWGVPDEILRRI
- a CDS encoding GAF and ANTAR domain-containing protein, whose translation is MNERPDLAGTMLALADDFVGLGRVTLQIADEQDLLAAVARVAQARIEPADWVSITTLAGGEFRTMASTDPRAEQADAIQYAVGAGPCVDAILDETDVVVRDLRTDERWPTFGHRVADELGVRSMMAFRLTMDVKDTIAALNVFSCTVDAFDTEAVVTGRLMATYSALGLNSIADRRRAEELQQALGSAREIGIAIGVLMVSEQLTREQAFEVLRTHSQDQNRKLREIAAYVAETGTLPHANGHAAQS
- a CDS encoding STAS domain-containing protein — encoded protein: MDLTVSVETQGVSTVAHVRGELDAYTAPVLRSVLTDLADQGATDVIVSLRDVTFVDSSGLGVLVGGLKRLRTGGGTLRLAAINERVLRVVRITGLDTVFEIHPDVDCALAVVSAVD
- a CDS encoding LLM class flavin-dependent oxidoreductase encodes the protein MSDATTTTSATLPVGVLDFVGIEYGQTAGDSIRGAVEIARSVEAAGYRRYWVSEHHNMRSLACSAPEILIAHIAAQTERIRVGAAGIMLPNHAAFKVAEIFRTLLAMHPGRIDLALGRAPGTDPLTAHVLRRGLNLDPGAEFPGQVAELLAFLGDGFPEGHPYAPLVAAPVVEEQPEMFVLGSSGYGTRFAAVNGLRAAFAHHMSPEIAVEALRAYRREFEPRNPGDEPYSVMSVLTFGSENPDDVAEFEAAWTLMMRNLARGIREPLRPQDIVELARSESFRRAERDSSRMVVGEPKAVAERLLELQEQAQVDEIVVVTPSLDRARRTRSLLEVAEAWRRAA
- a CDS encoding DUF1801 domain-containing protein; this translates as MPKAPKAGATRKPPEPTDSHAEIEDWARKVMPDLQPVVARLDELIRDRLDDLQYAVKWKKAYYGTSDHGWVIEMVAYDVSVNVVFHGGADFPSPPPLGETGRTRYVKLRSLEEVEQPQVREWIEQAGRFPGWT
- a CDS encoding acetoacetate--CoA ligase is translated as MNVDASGAETLWEPSPARIAASPLRAYLDWLATREGRPFPDHDALWSWSVEGVDRFWTSLAEYYDVRFSTPWTQVRTADPMPHTRWFPGAQLNWAEHLLRPGADDDVALVCLTEGGTPVREITRAALRRSVAAAAGWLRRAGVRPGDRVVAYLPNTEHAVIGALAAGAVGAVWACCSPDFGAEGTIGRLAQLEPTVLIATDGYHWNGKEVDRSDVVTELRAQLPTLRHFVHVPYVFDRPHPEDSTPWDALLAEDAPAEFEPVEFSHPLWVLFTSGTTGLPKGLVHGHGGITLEGLKWAGLYAGLAPNERLFAYTSTGWALWNMQINALATGASIVLYEGSFNHPVGAVWEAAARTGAHVILLGAAVVTATSKSGISPRHEFDLSGLRHVMVSGSALPSDGYRWILEHIGAVRIDSTSGGTDVSGAFVGSNEYAPVQVGRIGGKLAGCDCGAWDDDGKPLVDAVGELVVTQPMPSMPVHLWNDPDAARYTEAYFDTWPGVWRHGDWVTMHSDGSITVHGRSDATLNRHGVRLGSSDFYDVLETMPEIAETLVIGNDLPDDGYWLGLFVVPAPGHALDDALRQRIVDTLRTRLSPRHVPDEIIEAPAVPHTLSGKRLEVPIKKLLRGTPLERAANIAAVDDPDALRWFAAFAADRAPRT
- a CDS encoding LLM class flavin-dependent oxidoreductase — translated: MRLALYLPNFRTKVTLKELEDLTALAEQLDFDSVWTLDRIVVPEASDRQELQYSFGMMTEFPKGMPVAARGEWFQGYPLIPYLAAKTSKLRVGMSIIDTPYRSPGVLATELATIDHLAGGRLNVGVGSGWMPEEFAAASASDIFPRRHAHVRETIEIMQGIWSNDLFEYHGEFADFDLCGFGHKPLQKPGPPIYFSGLKDPKRSAKRIAKYGLQGWIGIQDTPEEIARWKTEINNELGEMGNALPDNFDMCSMIWFVITDVDMDQSPAGKGTNLLVGSVGQITDRLKAYKEAGMTMPLLWPPFADVPTEKTMDDLKRLAEEILPKVNAG
- a CDS encoding TIGR03668 family PPOX class F420-dependent oxidoreductase, which codes for MRRNYAATVTPDEARTAFASARVVRLATVNAEGVPHLVPITFALPTPDVVVFAVDHKPKTTTALRRLANIAANPAVCLLADFWSEDWTELWWARADGLAAVLGDGDPHRDEAVASLCARYAQYRDRPPAGPVVWIEVQRWSGWTGA
- a CDS encoding TIGR03619 family F420-dependent LLM class oxidoreductase, which translates into the protein MELGFALPYAGRWATPENQAAVARRAEELGWSRVWTSQRLLYPDSPRDSFPAAPGPAWPPTIRSVVDPIAPLAYVAALTSRIRLGTCSLMLPLFSPVLLAKQLATLDVLSGGRLDVGVSLGWSQDEYAAVGTPFVRRGARFDAYLEALVAAWTGEALENEFVTLPPGEVLPGPVQRPHPPLFVGGYTENALRRAVRFGRGHLAGSLPLDRVPEVRARLSEFALAGGRDPSDLALVCRGVTVVTAAPVAPGGKPLTGTVEQIAADVERYAAAGVDHLFLDLNFDPAVGTLDSDPAASLDTALAVLEGVAV